Proteins from a genomic interval of Rhodothermales bacterium:
- a CDS encoding RecQ family ATP-dependent DNA helicase, whose protein sequence is MTYQREHALSVLRTYWGHTGFRAGQEAVIRDAVEGRDLLAVLPTGGGKSLCYQLPALMGEGTTLVISPLIALMQDQVEALRSRGVRAVAIHGGMSFPEREHAWNEAEHAPISILMLSPEAISGDLFQARAPRLGITRVAVDEAHCISEWGHDFRPHYLRIPESLTCIGSPPLAAYTATAPPRVRDEIIAALSLNDCRSHVLPIDRPNIHWVVQRTVDLWGACRDRLQTHKGATVLYAGTRRNAEDWARRLTTNGIRAAAYHAGMSPAERQSVQNAFMANELRVVAATSAFGMGIDKPDVRLVLHTMLPTSLEAYYQEAGRAGRDGDDAHAVMIASPAEDDRLRLWARSQYPPDAVIRDVYRVALDLAAVGTGERPEGHVTADSERLSEILRIPRAQVDAAVALLEGTGHWTITSSRGKTADISGLASPSDLAEAARAYDPGHPAHRLITALMRAPRERAELPVRELARLADLSEERTFEGLRFLHKRGLTGRDSGAQAFRLQLLKPRSAKPDFQAQRLKRLRKRAERRAQDVIAYASVASCRRRVLREYFGERAPGYCGSCDNCVSG, encoded by the coding sequence GTGACCTATCAACGAGAGCACGCCCTCTCGGTACTGCGCACCTACTGGGGCCACACCGGATTTCGCGCCGGCCAGGAAGCGGTGATTCGGGATGCGGTTGAAGGCCGGGACCTGCTGGCCGTATTGCCGACCGGGGGCGGAAAATCGCTGTGCTACCAGCTGCCTGCGTTGATGGGGGAAGGGACGACCCTGGTGATCTCTCCGTTGATTGCACTCATGCAGGATCAAGTCGAGGCGTTGAGATCCCGCGGCGTCCGGGCCGTCGCCATTCATGGAGGAATGTCGTTCCCGGAGCGGGAGCACGCATGGAACGAGGCGGAGCATGCTCCCATTTCCATTCTCATGTTATCTCCTGAGGCCATATCCGGAGACCTGTTTCAGGCGCGTGCGCCCAGGCTCGGAATCACGCGCGTCGCGGTCGATGAGGCGCACTGCATCTCCGAGTGGGGTCACGATTTCCGTCCTCACTATCTGCGTATCCCGGAATCACTGACCTGTATAGGTTCGCCGCCCCTGGCAGCGTACACCGCGACGGCCCCGCCACGCGTACGGGATGAGATCATTGCTGCACTCTCGCTGAACGACTGCAGATCGCACGTGCTGCCCATCGACCGGCCGAACATCCATTGGGTCGTGCAGCGCACGGTCGACCTTTGGGGCGCCTGTCGCGATCGGTTGCAGACACACAAAGGAGCGACGGTGCTGTACGCCGGAACGCGCCGCAATGCGGAAGACTGGGCGCGTCGCCTGACGACAAACGGGATCCGGGCCGCAGCCTACCATGCGGGCATGTCTCCGGCTGAGCGCCAGAGCGTGCAGAACGCGTTTATGGCCAACGAGCTGCGGGTAGTCGCGGCGACTTCGGCCTTCGGCATGGGTATCGACAAACCGGATGTTCGCCTGGTGCTGCACACCATGCTGCCCACTTCCCTGGAGGCCTACTATCAGGAGGCGGGCCGGGCGGGGCGCGACGGCGACGACGCGCATGCGGTGATGATTGCCTCGCCCGCCGAAGACGATCGCCTGCGCCTCTGGGCCCGCAGTCAGTATCCGCCCGATGCGGTGATCCGGGATGTTTACAGGGTGGCCCTCGACCTCGCTGCTGTGGGGACTGGGGAACGGCCCGAGGGCCATGTAACCGCAGACAGCGAAAGGCTGTCCGAAATACTGCGCATTCCGCGCGCTCAGGTCGATGCCGCTGTCGCCCTGCTGGAGGGCACGGGGCATTGGACGATCACATCAAGCCGCGGCAAAACTGCCGACATTTCCGGACTCGCCAGTCCCTCGGATCTGGCGGAAGCCGCACGTGCATACGACCCCGGACATCCGGCGCACCGGTTGATTACCGCCCTCATGCGCGCTCCTCGTGAGAGGGCGGAACTTCCGGTGCGTGAACTGGCCCGTCTGGCAGACCTCTCGGAGGAACGCACGTTCGAGGGGTTGCGCTTTCTGCACAAGCGTGGCCTGACCGGACGGGATTCCGGAGCGCAGGCCTTCAGACTGCAGCTTCTCAAGCCTCGCAGTGCAAAACCGGATTTCCAGGCGCAGCGGCTCAAACGTCTGCGCAAGAGGGCCGAAAGGCGGGCACAGGACGTGATCGCGTACGCGTCCGTGGCGAGCTGTCGGCGCCGCGTGCTCCGGGAGTACTTCGGAGAAAGAGCCCCAGGGTACTGCGGTTCGTGCGACAACTGCGTCTCCGGCTGA
- a CDS encoding YpdA family putative bacillithiol disulfide reductase → MIERPVIVVGAGPVGLACAIALKRADLACVVVEKGALVNSLTGYPTNMEFFSTPDLLEIGGHPFPTNRYKPLREEAIDYYRRVAQSEDLDTRLYTRVESVDGHPGAFEVSVVSRDGPQVLPARAVIVATGFFDVPNLMGVPGEQLEKVTHYYKEPYRYSGQDVLVVGAKNSAAKAALQCHRNGARVTMVVRGPQISDRVKYWLRPDLVNRIAEGAIKAHFNSVVQAIRAREVDIQTPDGPLTLANDFVLAMTGYRPDYTFLEHLGVKAGDDAHRTPQYDPETFETNRPGIYLAGTVCGGLRTGRWFIENGRFHAEAIVRHLQGAGLGA, encoded by the coding sequence GTGATTGAGCGGCCGGTGATTGTTGTCGGAGCCGGGCCGGTCGGCCTGGCCTGCGCCATTGCCCTGAAGCGGGCAGACCTTGCATGCGTGGTCGTCGAGAAGGGTGCCCTGGTCAACTCGCTGACCGGCTACCCCACCAACATGGAGTTTTTCTCCACTCCGGACCTGCTGGAGATCGGCGGGCATCCGTTCCCCACGAACCGGTACAAGCCGCTCCGCGAGGAGGCCATCGACTATTACCGGCGGGTGGCGCAATCTGAAGACCTGGACACCCGTCTCTACACCCGGGTCGAATCGGTCGATGGGCATCCTGGGGCATTCGAGGTGTCCGTCGTCTCGCGCGACGGGCCACAGGTGCTTCCGGCGCGTGCCGTCATCGTGGCTACCGGCTTTTTTGATGTGCCGAACCTCATGGGCGTGCCCGGCGAGCAGCTGGAGAAGGTCACTCACTACTACAAGGAGCCTTACCGGTACTCCGGGCAGGACGTGCTGGTTGTGGGAGCCAAGAACTCGGCGGCCAAGGCCGCCCTGCAATGTCACCGAAACGGGGCGCGGGTGACCATGGTGGTGCGGGGACCGCAGATCTCCGATCGCGTCAAGTATTGGCTGAGGCCTGATCTGGTCAACCGGATCGCGGAAGGTGCCATCAAGGCCCATTTCAACAGTGTCGTGCAAGCCATTCGCGCCCGGGAGGTTGATATCCAGACTCCGGATGGCCCCCTCACCCTGGCCAACGATTTCGTGCTCGCCATGACCGGATATCGCCCGGACTACACGTTTCTGGAGCACCTGGGCGTCAAGGCCGGCGACGATGCCCATCGCACGCCCCAGTATGACCCGGAGACCTTCGAAACCAACCGGCCGGGCATATACCTGGCCGGTACGGTGTGCGGTGGCCTGCGCACCGGCCGCTGGTTCATCGAGAACGGGCGGTTCCACGCCGAGGCCATCGTGCGGCACCTGCAGGGAGCGGGGCTGGGCGCTTAG
- a CDS encoding nucleoside deaminase yields MKAALREAERALESGEVPVGAVVVRGNVIVGRGHNMVERLEDPTAHAELIAITAACTTMGSKHLDGCTLYVTLEPCAMCAGASVLSRVDRIVFGAFDEKAGAASTLYNIPQDDRLNHRAEIISGIEADRCAELLQGFFQARRGRNGNGSPS; encoded by the coding sequence ATGAAGGCCGCTCTGCGCGAGGCCGAGCGTGCTCTGGAGTCCGGAGAGGTCCCTGTCGGCGCCGTAGTGGTGCGTGGAAACGTCATCGTGGGGCGGGGCCACAACATGGTCGAGCGCCTGGAGGACCCGACGGCGCATGCCGAACTCATTGCCATCACGGCCGCCTGTACCACCATGGGCTCCAAGCACCTGGACGGCTGCACGCTCTACGTGACACTGGAGCCGTGTGCGATGTGCGCGGGCGCCTCGGTGCTTTCCCGCGTAGACCGCATCGTATTCGGCGCATTTGACGAAAAGGCCGGGGCGGCGTCGACGCTGTACAACATTCCGCAGGACGACCGACTGAACCATCGCGCCGAGATCATATCGGGGATCGAGGCGGATCGGTGCGCGGAGCTGCTTCAGGGCTTTTTTCAAGCCCGTCGAGGGCGAAACGGCAACGGGAGTCCGTCGTGA
- a CDS encoding tetratricopeptide repeat protein has translation MAFRNIAEPATFTGDAACASCHEDQYAGYQAHGMANSFYHLNAETAVEDFPGPWVRDPNGGYEYRAERNGDRFVQVEILRDASGREIHRLEREMRFVMGSGTTARTYFDESQGYLYELPLTWYTQEGRWDFSPGYRVANKRFDRKVPERCMACHNAYPEAVPETGGKYISIPEGISCERCHGPGSLHVSERLAVPEPVSEVDSTIVNPAHLAFERRLDVCQQCHLHTTVSLLKEGQGAFDYRPSHDLSSWVAMFASTEPESDDEIAVISHADRMKQSACFIETLAVGASLECTTCHNPHQGFRTSGPEYFNQTCLTCHQPAELELVAAHDASANCIDCHMPKVESSEAPHSSFTDHKIRVVSTRDERANSLPTERLSELEPDQELVAYRSAGEPAVYQAMAYVVLGRRRGDVPMMLRGADLLDGLAGEEELFGEAHFLRGLARLQTGDARGAVPGLQAATGADGEIPERLNALAQAYEALGQNRATIESLYRRAVTAQPARADIWVNLGRFLEASGRVDDAVDAYREAVRQEPWLPEGAYNLGTALARAGAFDEARAYLLESVALEPRNPQAWGNLGAVYGQMGAPDSSRYAFEQAVELAPRDPVALGNLGAFLLNVAEYDLAIEYLDRAVQEDPGFADALANRALAHLRQGERASARLYAGRALEAAPGHALAGQILQEVN, from the coding sequence GTGGCCTTCCGCAATATTGCGGAGCCGGCCACATTTACGGGCGATGCGGCCTGTGCTTCGTGTCACGAGGATCAGTATGCCGGATACCAGGCGCACGGTATGGCAAACTCGTTCTACCACCTGAACGCGGAGACGGCGGTCGAGGACTTCCCGGGCCCCTGGGTGCGCGACCCCAACGGCGGCTATGAGTACCGGGCCGAGCGCAACGGGGACCGGTTCGTCCAGGTCGAGATCCTGCGCGACGCCTCCGGTCGGGAGATCCATCGCCTGGAGCGGGAGATGCGTTTTGTGATGGGCAGCGGCACGACCGCGCGCACCTACTTTGACGAGAGCCAGGGCTATCTGTACGAGTTGCCACTGACCTGGTATACGCAGGAAGGCCGATGGGACTTCAGCCCCGGCTACCGCGTGGCCAACAAGCGGTTCGACCGCAAGGTGCCTGAGCGCTGCATGGCCTGCCACAACGCGTATCCGGAGGCCGTGCCCGAGACCGGAGGCAAGTACATCTCGATTCCGGAGGGCATCAGCTGCGAGCGCTGCCACGGCCCGGGAAGCCTGCACGTGTCGGAGCGTCTGGCGGTGCCGGAGCCCGTTTCCGAGGTGGATAGCACCATCGTAAACCCCGCCCATCTGGCGTTTGAGCGGCGGCTGGATGTCTGCCAGCAGTGCCATTTGCACACGACGGTATCCCTGCTCAAGGAAGGCCAGGGTGCGTTTGACTATAGACCGTCGCACGATCTGTCGTCCTGGGTGGCCATGTTCGCTTCGACGGAGCCCGAGAGCGACGACGAGATCGCGGTGATCTCCCACGCGGACCGGATGAAGCAGAGCGCCTGCTTCATCGAGACGTTGGCGGTCGGAGCGAGCCTCGAATGCACCACGTGTCACAACCCGCATCAGGGTTTCCGCACATCGGGGCCGGAGTACTTCAACCAGACCTGCCTGACCTGCCACCAGCCAGCCGAACTGGAGCTGGTGGCCGCGCACGATGCGAGCGCCAACTGCATCGACTGCCACATGCCCAAGGTCGAGAGCTCAGAGGCGCCGCATTCCTCGTTTACTGACCACAAGATTCGGGTCGTTTCGACGCGTGACGAGAGGGCCAACAGCCTGCCGACGGAGCGCCTGAGCGAGCTGGAGCCCGACCAGGAGCTTGTCGCGTACCGCTCGGCGGGCGAGCCAGCCGTCTACCAGGCCATGGCCTACGTGGTGCTCGGAAGACGACGTGGCGATGTCCCCATGATGCTGCGGGGCGCGGACTTGCTTGACGGACTTGCGGGGGAAGAGGAGCTTTTTGGTGAAGCGCACTTTCTGCGCGGCCTGGCCCGGCTCCAGACGGGCGATGCGCGGGGTGCCGTGCCAGGCCTCCAGGCAGCCACCGGCGCAGATGGCGAGATTCCCGAGCGCTTGAATGCCCTGGCGCAGGCCTACGAGGCCCTCGGCCAGAACCGCGCGACCATCGAGTCCCTGTACCGGCGCGCGGTGACCGCTCAGCCGGCCCGCGCCGACATCTGGGTAAACCTCGGCCGTTTCCTCGAAGCCTCGGGGCGTGTGGACGATGCGGTCGACGCGTATCGCGAGGCCGTGCGGCAGGAGCCATGGCTGCCGGAGGGCGCCTACAACCTGGGCACCGCTCTCGCGCGCGCCGGCGCCTTTGACGAGGCGCGTGCGTATCTGCTGGAGTCTGTCGCGCTCGAGCCCAGGAATCCGCAAGCCTGGGGCAACCTGGGTGCGGTATACGGTCAGATGGGCGCGCCGGACAGTTCCCGATACGCGTTTGAGCAGGCCGTCGAGCTGGCGCCTCGGGACCCCGTGGCACTGGGCAATCTGGGCGCTTTCTTGCTGAACGTTGCCGAGTACGACCTGGCCATCGAATACCTCGACCGCGCGGTGCAGGAAGACCCCGGCTTCGCCGACGCCCTGGCCAACCGAGCCCTGGCTCACCTCAGGCAGGGCGAACGTGCGTCGGCGCGACTGTATGCCGGACGGGCACTGGAGGCCGCACCCGGTCACGCGCTGGCAGGTCAGATCCTGCAGGAGGTCAACTAG
- a CDS encoding DUF4296 domain-containing protein, whose amino-acid sequence MSGNARRLTGALLLAAFLLGGCAEQSSREIVVSDSLLIEVLADLHLADARARLPGEPVGLRDSVLVHHGLDEDVFSNAMDGFVERPEELTALYNSVLDRLNAERTP is encoded by the coding sequence GTGAGCGGAAATGCACGCAGGTTGACCGGGGCTCTGCTCCTCGCGGCGTTCCTGCTTGGCGGGTGTGCCGAGCAGTCATCCCGCGAGATCGTGGTTTCGGACTCCCTGCTGATTGAGGTCCTTGCCGACCTGCACCTCGCCGATGCCCGCGCCCGACTTCCGGGAGAGCCGGTGGGCCTGCGGGATTCGGTGCTTGTGCATCACGGACTGGACGAGGACGTGTTCAGCAACGCCATGGACGGTTTTGTTGAGCGACCTGAGGAGCTGACCGCGCTGTACAACTCGGTGCTGGACCGGCTGAACGCGGAGCGGACTCCCTAG
- the truA gene encoding tRNA pseudouridine(38-40) synthase TruA: MVYRLTIEYDGSGWHGWQVQAGVPTIQEALEAALATALRTRVPVTGSGRTDAGVHATGQVAHFETTGPVDPDRLMGNLNGLLPRSIAVRDIAGAHPDFHARYSAVLRSYRYRISTLPIALSRTSRVFVRPAPDIARMNQAAADLITRDDYSSFCRTSSETTNRVCAVSRAGWESAAEPGAFDFVVSADRFLHGMVRALVGTLLEIGAGKRPVDDVPRVLAARDRRVAGPAAPAYGLSLETVHYPPELLAPTSEATSADAGNAD, encoded by the coding sequence ATGGTCTATCGCCTCACGATAGAGTACGACGGTTCTGGATGGCACGGCTGGCAGGTCCAGGCGGGCGTGCCCACAATTCAGGAGGCCCTTGAAGCCGCACTTGCAACAGCGCTGCGGACGCGGGTGCCTGTAACCGGTTCCGGCAGGACGGACGCCGGTGTGCATGCTACCGGTCAGGTGGCCCATTTCGAGACCACAGGCCCAGTAGACCCGGACCGGTTGATGGGCAACCTCAATGGACTGCTCCCGCGGTCGATCGCGGTGAGGGACATTGCCGGAGCACATCCTGATTTCCATGCGCGCTACTCGGCCGTGCTCCGGAGCTACCGCTATCGCATCTCAACCCTTCCGATTGCGCTTTCCCGGACCTCCCGCGTGTTCGTGCGTCCTGCACCGGACATCGCACGGATGAACCAGGCCGCGGCGGACCTGATCACAAGAGATGATTATTCCAGTTTCTGCAGGACGAGCTCCGAAACCACCAACCGTGTTTGTGCGGTGAGCCGCGCAGGGTGGGAATCAGCTGCCGAGCCTGGGGCTTTTGATTTCGTGGTCTCGGCCGACCGTTTTCTCCACGGAATGGTGCGAGCGTTGGTCGGCACCCTGCTGGAAATCGGTGCCGGCAAGCGGCCCGTGGACGACGTTCCGCGAGTTCTTGCGGCCAGGGATCGGCGTGTGGCCGGACCGGCGGCACCGGCGTACGGCCTGAGCCTGGAAACGGTGCACTATCCGCCGGAACTGCTGGCCCCGACATCGGAAGCGACTTCCGCCGACGCCGGGAATGCCGACTGA
- a CDS encoding VCBS repeat-containing protein has product MRKATGSGESGPLQAASSSASKRTGHLIPHATPRAFERFGIDSPSIDKSALRGLVFILLLLTPGVAWAQFFTERGLEAGFDVTGIVNGIAVADYDLDGDLDVYVASAVQHDDADPTTWNRLYRNDGTGTFEEVTDAAGVRAAGVRGFQRLPLGNRFGVSWADYDADGDPDLLLTNVGPEILYRNEGDGTFTDVSQASGINQGAPDPDTTETSGAAWWDFDRDGDLDVYLSNWNGANRLHVNQGDGTFMERAVDFGIEDTSRTWTALPLDVDQDGWLDLYLANDFGENRLFMADGLGGFLDATFDYRVGDEGNGMGVAVGDVNGDLLLDLYITNISDGPFPNVFYVASPAGPFEEVAEFLGVENASWGWGTEFFDFDHDGDLDLYAVNGFIFEDNTPNRFWRNDLVPGGRLAFEDMSVQSGADDLAEARSLVTFDADGDGDLDMLVGTWRDPIRYYRNDAARGNWLGLQLVGAGHNVHAVGAYVEVTAGQRTHVRLNDGVDLFGQSIQPMHVGLGIDVAEAVMVRWPSGQEEQFFMSAANTVVTLTEGTGHTRVDDPVASVGGLAVYPNPSPGRVHVRAAQPAELYDLLGRRVASGLLGSVDLSHLPVGVYLLRAGGVVQPLVRR; this is encoded by the coding sequence TTGCGGAAGGCCACAGGCTCCGGCGAATCCGGACCGCTGCAGGCTGCCAGCAGCAGCGCCAGCAAGAGAACAGGGCATCTCATTCCGCACGCAACGCCGCGGGCATTTGAGCGTTTCGGCATCGACTCCCCATCCATCGACAAATCTGCTCTGCGCGGACTCGTTTTCATCCTGCTGCTTCTGACGCCGGGCGTGGCCTGGGCTCAGTTCTTCACCGAGCGGGGGCTGGAGGCTGGCTTTGACGTGACGGGGATCGTGAATGGCATCGCAGTGGCCGACTACGACCTGGACGGCGATCTCGACGTGTACGTCGCAAGTGCGGTGCAGCATGACGATGCGGACCCGACCACCTGGAACCGGCTCTACCGAAATGACGGTACCGGAACGTTCGAAGAGGTGACCGATGCGGCCGGCGTGCGGGCGGCCGGCGTGCGCGGCTTCCAACGACTGCCGCTGGGCAATCGATTTGGCGTTTCGTGGGCGGACTATGACGCCGACGGCGACCCGGATCTGCTGCTCACGAACGTCGGACCCGAAATCCTCTATCGAAACGAGGGGGACGGCACGTTCACGGACGTGTCGCAGGCCTCCGGGATCAACCAGGGCGCGCCCGATCCCGACACCACGGAAACGTCAGGTGCAGCCTGGTGGGACTTTGACCGCGACGGCGATCTGGATGTGTATCTCTCCAACTGGAACGGCGCAAACCGGCTGCATGTCAACCAGGGCGACGGCACGTTCATGGAGCGTGCCGTGGACTTCGGCATCGAGGACACGTCCCGCACCTGGACGGCGCTGCCACTCGATGTGGACCAGGACGGCTGGCTCGACCTGTACCTGGCCAACGACTTTGGAGAAAACCGGCTTTTCATGGCCGATGGGCTCGGCGGCTTTCTGGACGCGACCTTCGACTATCGTGTGGGCGATGAGGGGAACGGAATGGGCGTCGCTGTGGGTGACGTCAACGGAGACCTGTTGCTCGACCTCTACATCACCAACATCTCTGACGGGCCCTTTCCGAACGTCTTCTACGTGGCCTCACCGGCCGGGCCTTTCGAGGAGGTCGCGGAGTTTCTGGGCGTGGAGAACGCCTCCTGGGGCTGGGGCACGGAGTTCTTCGACTTTGACCATGACGGCGATCTGGATCTGTATGCCGTCAATGGATTCATCTTCGAGGACAACACGCCGAATCGGTTCTGGCGCAACGATCTGGTGCCTGGCGGACGGCTTGCCTTCGAAGACATGTCGGTGCAATCCGGCGCCGACGACCTGGCCGAGGCCCGCAGCCTGGTCACGTTCGACGCGGACGGAGACGGCGATCTGGACATGCTCGTAGGCACCTGGCGGGACCCCATCAGGTACTATCGAAACGATGCCGCCCGTGGAAACTGGCTGGGCCTGCAGCTGGTCGGGGCCGGGCACAATGTGCATGCGGTGGGCGCCTACGTGGAGGTTACCGCAGGACAGCGAACCCATGTGCGCCTGAATGACGGCGTGGACCTGTTCGGCCAGAGCATCCAGCCCATGCACGTTGGACTGGGGATCGATGTGGCCGAAGCAGTGATGGTGCGGTGGCCTTCCGGCCAGGAGGAGCAGTTCTTTATGAGCGCAGCCAATACGGTGGTAACGCTAACTGAAGGGACGGGTCACACCCGTGTAGATGACCCAGTCGCCTCAGTGGGCGGCCTCGCCGTGTATCCCAATCCGTCGCCCGGCAGGGTGCACGTACGTGCTGCGCAGCCCGCGGAGTTGTATGACCTCCTGGGCCGACGGGTCGCCTCGGGACTCCTGGGCTCTGTGGATCTCTCCCACCTGCCGGTCGGGGTCTACCTTCTTCGCGCGGGGGGCGTCGTGCAGCCCTTGGTCAGGCGCTAA
- a CDS encoding VCBS repeat-containing protein: MRLIALIALLVASPATLHGQALALRVATETQQLQTSSHGIGVSAFDIDRDGLPDITIAAWEGASRVFLNAGNGTFDEITHRFDLPVGGTAIALWSDVNGDGTPDLFVGQGRDGENRLLLGRSDGTWTSAPEWGVRPDAVVGSGAFGDFDSDGYVDLFLAVQGGCDLLYRNVDGQRFEDVTALHGVSGDCVSKPMQAVWIDFDKDLDLDLLATHDLDVESRLHLNDGTGVWPDVAQDNGMAYVGPGSSMGIAWGDTNLDGHLDAYISRIEFGGLYMNRGNNTFSDEASALGAEVNGVSWGVLFVDLDNDRDEDLFVNSTSAWNNEPPLLWENRDAYFFDVGMDFIRGGKGAAAADFDLDGRVDIAYVANGGENGVLMNTSEAPGNSLSLRLLGSATNRFAIGARVEVHAGGQRMTRFVSGGDSYNSQSSDILHVGLGDAGHADSVVVWWPERTVDTYYNLSANRRHDLLQAGATTTTSTPAPSALDLWPNPAHGMVHATGVDAGAQVRLFDVLGRQVQHVAVSGGRVTLSGLAPGLYVVVVQSGGLQERRLFVSH; this comes from the coding sequence ATGCGCCTCATTGCGCTCATAGCCCTTCTGGTGGCCTCTCCTGCGACACTGCATGGGCAGGCGCTGGCACTGCGCGTCGCGACGGAGACGCAGCAGCTACAGACAAGCTCTCACGGCATCGGGGTGTCGGCGTTCGACATCGATCGTGACGGCCTGCCAGACATTACCATCGCCGCCTGGGAAGGGGCGTCGCGTGTGTTTCTCAACGCCGGGAACGGCACGTTCGATGAGATCACGCACCGGTTCGACTTGCCGGTGGGCGGCACGGCCATCGCCCTCTGGTCCGATGTCAACGGGGATGGCACCCCGGACCTGTTTGTCGGGCAGGGGCGAGACGGAGAAAACCGTCTCCTGCTCGGCCGGTCTGACGGCACATGGACCTCGGCCCCGGAGTGGGGCGTGCGCCCTGATGCGGTGGTCGGCTCTGGCGCGTTCGGCGACTTTGACAGCGACGGGTACGTGGACCTGTTTCTGGCCGTTCAGGGAGGCTGTGATCTGCTCTACCGGAATGTGGACGGGCAGCGCTTTGAGGACGTGACGGCGCTGCACGGCGTTTCCGGCGATTGCGTTTCCAAGCCCATGCAGGCAGTGTGGATTGACTTCGACAAGGATCTCGACCTGGACCTGCTGGCCACGCACGATCTCGATGTGGAAAGTCGCCTCCACCTCAATGACGGCACGGGGGTCTGGCCAGACGTCGCGCAGGACAACGGCATGGCCTACGTCGGTCCGGGCAGCAGCATGGGCATCGCCTGGGGCGATACGAATCTGGACGGCCACCTGGACGCCTACATCTCCCGGATTGAGTTCGGCGGCCTGTACATGAACCGAGGTAACAACACCTTCTCCGATGAGGCCAGTGCTCTGGGCGCAGAAGTCAACGGAGTCTCCTGGGGTGTGTTGTTTGTCGATCTGGACAATGACCGGGACGAAGACCTCTTCGTCAACTCAACCTCCGCGTGGAATAACGAGCCTCCCCTCCTGTGGGAGAACCGGGACGCCTACTTCTTCGATGTCGGCATGGACTTCATTCGAGGTGGCAAGGGTGCGGCGGCGGCGGACTTCGACCTCGACGGAAGGGTGGATATCGCCTATGTCGCAAACGGAGGAGAGAACGGCGTGCTGATGAATACCAGCGAGGCTCCCGGCAACTCCCTGAGTCTGCGTCTGCTCGGTTCAGCCACCAATCGTTTTGCCATTGGAGCCCGGGTAGAGGTGCACGCCGGAGGCCAGCGAATGACCCGGTTCGTGAGCGGCGGAGACAGCTACAACTCGCAGTCCTCGGATATCCTGCACGTGGGTCTGGGTGATGCCGGGCACGCTGATTCCGTGGTGGTCTGGTGGCCCGAACGCACCGTCGACACGTACTACAATCTGTCAGCTAATCGTCGGCATGATCTGTTGCAGGCGGGCGCGACGACCACTACCAGCACCCCGGCGCCTTCAGCTCTGGACCTCTGGCCAAACCCTGCACACGGAATGGTGCATGCGACTGGCGTTGATGCCGGCGCTCAGGTGCGGCTGTTCGACGTTTTGGGGCGGCAGGTGCAGCACGTCGCTGTCTCCGGTGGGCGCGTCACGCTCTCAGGACTTGCCCCCGGCCTGTACGTGGTAGTGGTACAGTCGGGGGGACTTCAGGAGCGGAGACTGTTTGTCTCCCATTAG